GCACCCGATCCCCAACTACGCGACGTGGGGCCCGGGCGGGGCGCTCTTCGTCAGCGACTACGGCCAGGCCGTCATCTGGCGGATCCCGGCTGCCGGCGGCACGCCACGTGCGTGGTTCCGGTCGACCAAGCTGGAGGGCGTCGCCGGGTTCGGTACGACGGGCCTCGTCTACCAGCCCGCGACCCGGTCGTTCCTGGTCAGCCAGCAGACCAGCGGCGACCCGCTGGAGCTGTTCCGCGGCCACCTCTACCGGCTCGCCGTGCGCGCGGACGGAAGCCCGGGCGCGCTGTCGACGGTGTGGACCGCGGGCGGAGCGCTCGACCTGCCCGACGGCTTCGGTGTCGCCAGGTCCGGCAACATCTACCTCGCCCTGCTCGGCGCCAACAAGCTCGTCAAGCTCAGCCCCACCGGCAAGGTGCTCGCCCGGTGGTCCGCCACCGGGTCGGCGGTCCCCTTCGACAGCCCGTCGAACGCGACCTTCCTCGGCACCCGGGTGCTCGTCGCCAACCAGTCGGCGATCCTCGGCGAGGCCAGCCACCACGTGATCCTCGACGTGGAGGTCGGCGAGCGCGGCGCGCCGGTCGTCGTACCGAAGGGGTCCGTGCTGCGCTGACGGGCGGTGGGTGGGCTGCGATGTAACACGCTGTTCGGCCATCTGCCCGCCGCTCTTCAGGGCGATGGGGGCCGATTCACGGCGTGTCGCCCCTGACTTCCGCCGACCAGATCGACGAACAGCGTGTTACATCGACGCCGCCGGAGCCGCCCCAGCCGCCCCGGCCGCCCCAGCCGGATCGAGCTCCGGCCGGCGCCTCAGCCCGCGCACCGAGGGTGCTGCCAGCGCGGCCAGCGAGCTCACCCCCATCACGCCGGCGACCACGACCAGCCAGCGGTCGGTGCCCACGACGCCCGCGACGGGGCCGGTCAGCGCGAGCCCCAGCGGCCGGCAGACGAACGAGCCGACGAGGTCGAAGGCGTAGACCCGGGAGAGCTTGTCCTCGGCGACGTTCTCCTGGATGGCGAGGTCCCAGCTGACGCTGAACAGCTGCAGGCCGATGCCGTGCACGGCCGCGCCGGCGAGCACCAGCCAGAGCTGGTCGGCGAGCGCCATCGCCAGCGGGAACGCGGCGGTCAGCGACAGCAGGACCACGCCCGAGCGGAGCAGGTGGCGCGGGCGCCAGCGCAGCGCGACCAGCCCGCCGATCACGAAGCCCGCCATGAGTGCGGCCATCGCGCCGCCCCAGGCCTCCTCGCCCCAGGTGTCGCCGACGACGATCGGGCCGAGCACGCCCTGGGCGCCGCCGAAGCACAGGTGGTAGAGCAGCGCCTGCCCGATCAGCAGCCACAGCCAGGTGTGCCGCAGCACCTCGCGCGCGCCGTCGGCCAGCTCGGCCAGCAGCCGCTCGCCCCCGGCGGTCGTCGGGGCCGCGACCCGGATCATCGCGAAGCACCCCGCGGCGACGGCGTAGGTCAGCGCGTCGACCGCGATCGCCCAGCCCGGGCCCGCGGTCGCGACGACGATGCCCGCGAGCGCGAACCCGATCGCGTACGACGTCTGGCTGGCCAGGCTGCGCACGACCACCGCCCGCGGCAGCTGGGCCTCGGCCACGGTGAAGCGGGTCATCGAGTTGGACGCGGGCTGCGCGAGCGCCCCGAGGCAGCCGTTGACGACACCGATGAGGGCGAGGAAGAGGATCGAGCCGTGGTCGGTGACGAGCACCGTCGCGCAGATCGCCTGGCTGACGCAGGTGGCCGTGGCGGAGCCCTGCATCAGGAGCTGGCGGGGGAGCCGGTCG
Above is a genomic segment from Nocardioides aromaticivorans containing:
- a CDS encoding MFS transporter — protein: MPASPLTSPDFRWLVSGIAVSGLGSAMTPVALAFAVLDLGGSASQLGLVIAAFALADVVTTLYGGVLGDRLPRQLLMQGSATATCVSQAICATVLVTDHGSILFLALIGVVNGCLGALAQPASNSMTRFTVAEAQLPRAVVVRSLASQTSYAIGFALAGIVVATAGPGWAIAVDALTYAVAAGCFAMIRVAAPTTAGGERLLAELADGAREVLRHTWLWLLIGQALLYHLCFGGAQGVLGPIVVGDTWGEEAWGGAMAALMAGFVIGGLVALRWRPRHLLRSGVVLLSLTAAFPLAMALADQLWLVLAGAAVHGIGLQLFSVSWDLAIQENVAEDKLSRVYAFDLVGSFVCRPLGLALTGPVAGVVGTDRWLVVVAGVMGVSSLAALAAPSVRGLRRRPELDPAGAAGAAGAAPAASM
- a CDS encoding SMP-30/gluconolactonase/LRE family protein, which gives rise to MIRRTTLLALLAVLVAVGLVPAHAAERAPGTARVFAKVQSPGFPAYVHVHPNGRVYAGTYTNPSGDSMRSRVFEYTAGGTLLRSWTVPGQDLAKPRGVQVAANDARGRLVLLEKSRARVLTLDVRTGRFQVQATIPDLPGGGHPIPNYATWGPGGALFVSDYGQAVIWRIPAAGGTPRAWFRSTKLEGVAGFGTTGLVYQPATRSFLVSQQTSGDPLELFRGHLYRLAVRADGSPGALSTVWTAGGALDLPDGFGVARSGNIYLALLGANKLVKLSPTGKVLARWSATGSAVPFDSPSNATFLGTRVLVANQSAILGEASHHVILDVEVGERGAPVVVPKGSVLR